The Cloeon dipterum chromosome 3, ieCloDipt1.1, whole genome shotgun sequence genome includes a region encoding these proteins:
- the by gene encoding tensin-1 isoform X8, which translates to MHNNHQAKERGKASRYRDTAREIHRQLKRAASLIPLLDLCPLATPCPPEQDDQHVDNNNTESESQKMVSTPRRSDSIPGGDEEWMQRPVASSRDSASMQLNYITERMLALWLPAEDANEARAGLNRAAGLLANKHAHHYMIFNLSARCVLNGGSDESEAMSVREVGWARGLAPPLERLCALCKELDAWLCAEPTLRLAVLSAQGRDGRERLGVAVSAFMHYSLICGADDQALDRYAMARFLEDRVGNLLQPSNKRYLNYFSGLLSGTIKINAQPLYLTHVTLIGTPSYEPADVLPSTPENYNGGGCRLFLKVYQGLVPVHTSPVYRVAGSTRRLTVAFERSLQLRGDVMLRCYHRYPPHQAPTHSGEGRELIFSCQFHTCAIADYNLTFTRQELDHACLDLRFPLDGAVELTFSPSPSPRQPSPAPTPSVPVDPSPDPVTRWDSLDTLLSPAQVTPGPFECITPPHHRVGSCSPGAVSQPLGIDCSGGAYTPGPVDGSLYATVSKKSPSQPGGVHSPLTVSMDSGISSAGNGGQTATAGASSATATASEHQKMLDQLLSDMLLTVENIPDLPASPNTTPTVIDGIDDSLRALQEFQSQSPSSASAAGGAVGSWRRPGASCPPPPPPPPRPALPAELDNQLPYHARHDSRPFTYGTLPSSSDTMSSSASTSTTLRSVVFNEPQPRATLASPSLVRKTVVVSTPNHNNSNTNTWSPNGTSKWSDTNHHYSNGNAYVSPSSSSTTTRRGKLYIEDDDSRDVLDGYPDSTLSSTTSGGLTWLQRQQQKLRERKEQQLRAERYPHETKLLTELRTVQNRISRPNGCSPRRPSTEDGYASDTTLLLSGIEDDPLVADSPSPQYTSPFAVNSTHSFNRGISAPSSPILPNRSSSRERTLRYQGSQSHHQELATIMSGVKPLSRQKSDTSFDRERPFVAVKRAHEQQQINNRRLDSQPSYSPPQLYSVVRTKVNGYARSPTLHNGDELDASSRPQTPAFPVHPRTPYSNNAAEAAGLPPKSPTAQRRLRMRKWPSNTSLSSRERSMSPEGMNTSRRSSIQSSGGETVTQEVSPVHVKFVRDTSKFWYKPNISREDAIGLLKEQAPGTFVVRDSNSFPGAFGLALKVATAPPSTPGGGRDNELVRHFLIEPTSRGVKLKGCANEPVFSSLSALVYQHSITAIALPCRLLLPEKDIAQNEARGTLSMTQQLLAQGAACNVLYLITVDTESLTGPQAIRRAVAQLFSSRPLPKATIVHFKVSSQGITLTDNRRTLFFRRHYPVNAISFCGQDPDDHRWSQKSEDTGMPISSNRCFGFVARKQGSLTADNQCHLFAELEPEQPATAIVNFVSKVMMVGSHSPSLSGKNV; encoded by the exons atggTGAGCACACCGCGCCGGTCGGATTCGATTCCGGGCGGCGATGAAGAGTGGATGCAAAGACCGGTGGCCAGCAGCCGGGATTCGGCCAGCATGCAGCTCAACTACATTACGGAGCGCATGCTGGCGCTATGGCTACCGGCCGAGGACGCCAACGAGGCCCGTGCAGGCCTCAACAGGGCCGCCGGCCTCCTCGCCAACAAACATGCCCACCACTACATG ATATTCAACCTGTCGGCACGTTGCGTGCTGAACGGCGGCAGCGACGAGAGCGAGGCAATGAGCGTGCGCGAGGTGGGTTGGGCGCGCGGTCTGGCGCCGCCGCTCGAGCGTCTGTGCGCGCTGTGCAAGGAGCTGGACGCGTGGCTGTGCGCCGAGCCGACGCTGCGCTTGGCCGTGCTGTCGGCGCAGGGCCGCGACGGCCGCGAGCGCCTCGGGGTCGCCGTCTCCGCCTTCATGCACTACTCGCTCATCTGCGGCGCCGACGACCAGGCCCTCGACCGCTACGCCATGGCCAGGTTCCTCGAGGACAGGGTCGGGAACTTACTGCAGCCCTCCAACAAGag GTACCTGAACTATTTTTCTGGTCTGCTCTCGGGCACGATCAAGATCAACGCGCAGCCTCTGTACCTGACGCATGTGACCCTGATTGGGACGCCTTCATACGAGCCCGCGGATGTGCTTCCCTCCACGCCAGAAAACTACAACGGTGGAGGCTGCAGACTCTTCCTGAAG GTGTATCAGGGTCTGGTGCCCGTGCACACGTCGCCGGTCTACAGGGTGGCAGGGTCCACGAGGCGCCTCACCGTCGCGTTCGAACGGAGTCTGCAGCTCAGGGGAGACGTGATGCTCAGGTGCTACCACAGATATCCGCCCCACCAGGCGCCAACTCACTCAGG gGAAGGCAGAGAGCTCATCTTCAGCTGCCAGTTCCACACTTGCGCCATTGCAGACTACAACCTGACCTTCACAAGACAAGAGCTCGACCATGCGTGCCTAG ACCTTCGATTCCCGCTGGACGGGGCGGTGGAGTTAACTTTTTCTCCGAGCCCAAGTCCACGCCAACCTAGTCCTGCGCCGACGCCGTCCGTACCTGTCGACCCCTCCCCAGACCCTGTCACCAGGTGGGACAGCCTGGATACGCTGCTTAGCCCGGCACAAGTCACCCCTGGCCCTTTTGAGTGCATTACGCCGCCCCACCACAGAG TGGGGAGCTGTTCACCAGGGGCCGTGAGCCAGCCGCTGGGCATCGACTGTTCCGGGGGCGCGTACACCCCTGGGCCCGTGGACGGCTCGCTGTACGCGACCGTGTCAAAGAAGTCGCCGTCGCAACCGGGCGGCGTCCACAGTCCGCTCACAGTCTCCATGGACTCTGGAATCTCGTCGGCCGGCAACGGCGGCCAGACGGCCACGGCCGGCGCCTCCAGCGCCACTGCCACGGCCAGCGAGCACCAGAAGATGCTGGACCAGCTGCTGTCCGACATGCTGCTCACCGTGGAAAACATACCCGATTTGCCCGCGTCGCCCAACACAACGCCAACCGTCATCGACGGCATCGACGACAGCCTGCGAGCCCTGCAG GAGTTCCAGAGTCAATCGCCCTCTTCCGCGAGTGCCGCCGGCGGAGCGGTGGGGTCTTGGCGGCGTCCGGGGGCGTCGTGCCcccctccgccgccgccaccaccgcggCCGGCGCTGCCCGCCGAGCTGGATAACCAGTTGCCGTACCACGCGCGACACGACAGCCGGCCCTTCACGTACGGCACGCTGCCCTCGTCGTCGGACACCATGTCCTCCTCGGCCAGCACCAGCACCACCCTCCGCTCGGTCGTGTTCAACGAGCCGCAGCCCCGCGCCACCCTCGCCAGCCCCAGCCTCGTGCGCAAGACCGTCGTCGTCAGCACCCCCAAtcacaacaacagcaacaccAACACGTGGAGCCCGAACGGCACCAGCAAATGGAGCGACACCAACCACCACTACTCGAAtgg aaacGCGTATGTATCTCCctcgagcagcagcaccacGACCAGGAGAGGGAAGCTGTACATCGAGGATGACGATTCCAGGGATGTGCTTGACGG GTACCCTGACAGCACCCTGAGTAGCACGACGAGCGGCGGGCTGACGTGGTTGCAGCGGCAACAGCAGAAGCTGCGGGAGCGCAAGGAGCAACAGCTTCGTGCCGAAAGGTATCCACACGAAACCAAGTTGCTGACCGAGCTCAGGACGGTGCAAAACAGAATCAGCAG ACCTAACGGCTGTAGCCCCCGCCGGCCAAGCACTGAGGATGGCTATGCTAGCGACACCACCCTCTTGTTGTCCGGAATCGAGGACGACCCTCTCGTTGCGGACAGTCCCTCTCCGCAATACACCTCTCCGTTCGCAGTCAATTCCACCCATAG CTTCAATCGCGGCATTTCGGCACCGTCGTCGCCGATCTTGCCGAACCGCAGCTCGAGCCGCGAGCGGACGCTGCGCTACCAAGGCAGCCAGAGCCACCACCAGGAGCTGGCCACCATCATGTCGGGCGTGAAGCCGCTGAGCAGGCAAAAGTCGGACACGTCGTTCGACCGCGAGCGGCCCTTCGTCGCCGTCAAACGCGCCcacgagcagcagcaaatcAACAACCGCAGGCTGGATTCCCAACCC AGTTACTCGCCGCCGCAGCTGTACTCAGTCGTGCGCACTAAGGTCAACGGCTACGCGAGGTCGCCCACGCTGCACAACGGG GATGAGTTGGACGCGAGCAGTCGGCCGCAGACGCCCGCCTTCCCCGTGCACCCTCGCACCCCCTACTCCAACAATGCTGCTGAGGCCGCCGGCCTGCCTCCGAAGAGCCCCACCGCCCAACG acGGCTTCGGATGCGAAAGTGGCCATCCAATACCTCCCTCTCTAG CCGTGAGCGGTCCATGTCTCCTGAAGGGATGAACACATCGCGGCGCTCGTCCATCCAGTCGTCTGGCGGCGAAACCGTCACGCAGGAGGTGAGCCCTGTGCACGTCAAGTTCGTCAGGGACACGTCCAAGTTCTGGTACAAGCCCAACATCTCCAGGGAGGATG CAATCGGCCTTCTGAAGGAGCAGGCGCCGGGCACCTTCGTAGTGCGCGACTCCAACTCATTCCCTGGCGCGTTCGGTCTGGCCCTGAAGGTGGCGACGGCGCCACCCTCGACGCCTGGTGGTGGCAGAGACAACGAACTGGTCAGGCACTTCTTGATCGAGCCCACCTCCCGCGGAGTCAAACTGAAGGGCTGCGCCAACGAACCCGTGTTCA GCTCTCTCTCGGCCCTGGTGTATCAGCACTCGATCACGGCCATCGCCCTGCCCTGCCGCCTTCTGCTCCCTGAGAAGGACATCGCCCAGAATGAGGCCAGGGGCACCCTGAGCATGACCCAACAGCTGCTTGCCCAGGGCGCAG CATGCAACGTTCTCTACCTGATCACCGTGGACACCGAGTCCCTGACAGGGCCCCAGGCCATCCGCAGGGCCGTGGCGCAGCTCTTCAGCTCACGTCCGCTGCCCAAAGCCACCATCGTGCACTTCAAGGTGTCCAGTCAAGGCATCACCCTGACCGACAACAGACGCACATTGTTCTTCCGAAGACACTACCCTGTCAACGCCATTTCCTTCTGCGGACAGGACCCTGACGACCACCGATGGAGCCAGAAGAGTGAAGACACTGGAATGCCCATCAGTTCAAA TCGGTGCTTTGGCTTTGTGGCGCGGAAGCAAGGCAGCTTGACGGCGGACAACCAGTGCCACCTGTTCGCCGAGCTGGAGCCCGAGCAGCCCGCCACGGCCATCGTCAACTTTGTGTCCAAGGTGATGATGGTGGGCAGCCACAGTCCAAGCCTCAGCGGCAAGAACGTCTGA